From the Trifolium pratense cultivar HEN17-A07 linkage group LG4, ARS_RC_1.1, whole genome shotgun sequence genome, the window ACAATATACATAACGGTTTTGCTTCCCTCCAAAATCAAATCCAcactcattcattcattcttttcTGTTCTATCCAAGAACAAGAACCACTCAActtcaagaaaacaaaaatggtGGAAGGTTCATCCATCACCGTTACCATACAATTTCTATTACTGTTATTTTTCACCTCAATATTCATCTCTGCCTCTTCCTTTCCACAAGATTCTCACTCTCAAGATGAACACCAAGGTAATTAACTAACTAAGTCTTCTTAATTCGATTCTTCACTAATTTAATCATATCTTAATTACTAATTCTATGTATTGTAGATAAGCCACCGAGTTACCTGAAAATGGTGGCGAACGCGAGCGAGTTTCCGTTAGAAGATTACTACGACTACATCATAGTCGGTGGCGGAACTGCCGGATGTCCATTAGCCGCCACGCTCTCACAAAACTACCGTGTTCTCATCCTTGAACGCGGCGGAATCAGCCACGGAAGACTCAACCTAATGAACCAAGAAGGTTTCTTGAACACACTCTTGAACGCAAACGCAAACAACGAAGATTCACCGGCTCAATCGTTCGTTTCAGAAGACGGCGTACTCAACGCACGTGGCCGCGTTCTCGGCGGTAGTAGCGCGATCAACGCCGGTTTTTACAGCAGAGCCGATCGTGAGTTTTTCACGAATTCAGGTCTTCTTTGGGATTTAAAACTCGTGAACGAATCGTACGAATGGGTTGAACGAGAAATCGTGTTTCGTCCTCAATTGAAAACGTGGCAATCCGCAGTTCGTGATGGTCTTCTAGAAGCAGGTGTGGGTCCCTATAACGGTTTCACATTAGATCACGCTAGTGGCACGAAAATCGGTGGATCTACTTTTGATTCGTCAGGTAAACGACGTAGTTCAGCAGATCTTTTACGATATGCACGACATTCCAATCTGAGAATTGCCGTTTACGCTAGCGTCGAAAGACTCCTTCTagcatcttcttcaacaactttttcttcttctgctaTCGGTGTTCTTTATCGCGATGAAAACAGTAAATATCATCACGCGATTCTGAAAGATCGCGGTGAAGTGATTCTTTCAGCAGGTGCAATTGGAAGtcctcaacttcttcttctCAGTGGAATCGGACCTAGACCTTATCTTTCTTCGTGGGGAATTCCGGTGACTCATCATTTACCTTACGTAGGTCATTTTCTATATGATAATCCACGTAACGGTATCACTTTTCTACCTTCAATTCCTCTTGAACACTCGCTTATACAAGTTGTAGGAATAACTAATTCAGGTGCTTATATAGAAGCTGCTTCTAATGTTGTTCCTTTTTCATCCCCACCGCAAACTGCTTTCATCCGTTCGCCTGCTTCTCCGCTTTATCTGACGGTTGCGACCCTGATTTCGAAGATTTCGGGGCCTCTTTCGGCCGGTTTTCTACGATTGGCTTCCACTGATGTTAGGTTTAGTCCAATTGTTAGGTTTAATTACTTTGACAATGCTGTTGATGTTGAGAGGTGTGTTAATGGGACTAGGAAATTAGGGGATGTTTTGAGGAGTAGAGCTATGAATGATTTTAAGTTTAGGAATTGGTTAGGTGTGAGAGATTTTCGGTTTATTGGACCGGCATTGCCGCATGATCAATCGGATTATGGTGAGATGGCTGATTTTTGTAGAAGGACTGTTAGTACTATATGGCATTATCATGGTGGATGTGTTGTTGGTAGGGTTGTTGATTCTCATCTTAAGGTCATTGGAATTGATTCTCTGAGAATTGTGGATGGTTCTGTTTTTAGTATTTCACCTGGAACTAATCCTCAGGCTACACTAATGATGCTTGGAAGGTGAgtttttttagtttcttttctttgtatttGAATTGATGTTTGATTAATGTGGAATGAATGATTAATAGTAATCATGTTTTGTGATTCTGTTTTGGCAGGTATTTTGGGCTCAAGATGATCAGAGAAAGGGAAAGGAGTACAGATGATTTGTGAACCTGCAATTCTGTTTTGGTATTTTACATTGTGTAATCAATCATTGTTGATGATCAATTAGGATATTTGATGTATATTCAAAATTAAAGTAAACACAATGTATACACTGGATTTGTAAAAACTACTTGGGGGTAGATTTGTGATGATATTTTGTATCCCCTTGCTGTTGATTGATTAGATTGTATTTTTGATTAATTGCTGAATAATAATGCCAAGTTGCCAATGATCAAAGTATTCATTCCCAAGTTTCTTAccttcatgctctttatttttgtcccttaatagtttattttgacAGACACGTGTAATGGATTGTGTTAGTTTTCAGACTTTGAGCCCTCAACAtcctgatgatgatgatgagtacTTCTTTCAAATTGTCCCTTAATAGTTAATTTCACGTGCTTGTGTTATAATGATATGTTTGTTATACCATTTGCATATATgcctcttttttcttttgaaggtATTCCTCTTGTTTAACTGTTTTTATTCAAACTGTGATGAATTCTGAAGCAGAAATTCATTATCTGCTTATCTAATTGCAATTGCTAATTGTTTGAGAAAGCATGTATTGTTTAAGAGATTAGGCTGGAACTTATAGTAGCTGTGCTAATTGATATGTATTGTGTCAGTATTGGGCTGTAGAAGGCTAGTAGGAGTTTACTGCTAATTACAACAGAGCTACTTCCAACATTTTTGTATACTTTCAGGGTTCCAACATTTGTTTTTGAGGTGAATTAGAACGTTTGTTCCTTCTCCAAATTAACAATAGTAGGAATTTACTGCTATAGAGAAGCTGACATAAAAAATGGTCTTAAAGGGATATTTTAAGTATTAAGGGATTCATGGTGGAAAGGCTATTATACATTATGCATTATGCAAACTCTTCCTTTTAGATATTAACAAATGCATTATGCAAACTCTTCCTTTTAGATATTAACAAATGCATTATGCAAACTCTTGAGTGTTTCAAATGGTTCAAAGTAGCATGTGACAGTAAACTTCTCGTAACCTTGAAATCTACAGGCCAGGTGTGTTTCTTAGGTGGATTAGGACATTTGTTCCTTCTCCAAATTAAGAGGCCAATTCTTAATTAGATTAGGTGTGTTTATAAGCCAGAGAACAGTTGAAATTATGATACAACAATGACTGCTTGTAGATAAGTCattttctttgtctaacatgggTTATTTAGTTGCATCCAAATATAATTTGGTCCTAATTGTTCTATAGAGTTAAACTTGGTATGGGACAGCTCCCATCCAAGTATTTGAATTTGTAGAATTGGCTACACCAACCAATCTAGGGGCCTCTCTATACTATATGTAGGCTTCTTTTAACATAAACAACAGAAAAAAATTGTAGAAGGATTAGAGGGTATACTAGTAAACATGGGTATGCAAATAGTAGCCCTCAAAGAATTGTTGATCTACTCCGTGCAGGTTGGGATTGCCAGCCCAAAACTatcttcaactttttttttttaaacaaaaactatcttcaattatttgtttttctacTTTTAAGTTGCCTATTATTTAAAAACAGTTATTTATTCATCTTCCGTGATACATAAGTTTAAATTTAGATTAATTCTTTAatacaattttattaaataaaaaattatgttaaaacTTTTCTATCCTACCTAACATAAGAAAACATTGGTCAATCCAACTAGCCCGTGacttgcaaaaataaaaaaaatatccgTTTAAATTGACATTAAAATTTGATATCAAAATTGCGCGTCAAAATAACACAACTCAATgttaaatgttaaaaaattatttagtttaCAATCCGTCTAGTGCCCAATActaatgttgtgacactttgttGCGTTTATTGAATGTAATTAACTAGATATTTAAATTATATCAACCATCTAAATTGACGTTAAAATGTCTCCATGAAATATAAATACGAGTAGgttaatttgaaaattattgttgaacgaTACTTTTTTGGGATGGAACTTTTGCGATCTGTCTCGTCAATGCATTGTCCTTAAGGCAGAGTGTTTTGTATTTAGGTCGAAAAAATGTCTTAGGTTTTCTTTATTGGCCCCTCTTTCGTTTATAAAGTGTGTTCTACTTCTAGACAATAGATTTTTGTACTGTACCATGAAGAAAAATATACTCTCTAAAACCAAAGTCATCATCCCCCTCCCAAAAAATCTCATGCCTTCCATTTTATCTTTCATGAATTATTTACAAAATCCTCCCTCTAATTCTCTCCCAATCACATACATACAGCACAGATCCTTCCTAACGGTACATGAAACCAGCTAATAGGTAACAATGCACAAAGTGGAGTGGAGGGGCACATATTCCATGAGGATGTTGGGAGAACCGCTCCATGAACAGCTCGGAGAAGGACGGAGTATTATTACCCATCATGTTCCTAGTCCCTACTACTTCCACAGATCACATGTGTGGTTTGTTCACTCTAAATCAAGAATAATGCATGTATAGtgttataattataagtattttttttttaaaaagtttataaTAGATGAATTAGATGGCGTATCCAATTCGACTTATACTATATACACTAGTCCAACTTGCTGATTGATCAATGAAAGAGATTACAAAATTAActctttgttattattaattaatactaaaaTTATAGTAAGACAAGTTAGTGTTTGTGACAGACAGGCAGTGTAACATTCGCGGATGTTTCCACTTGATTGAGTACATTCACTTCACAAGATCTAAAATCTAAGAATTCAGCGAGTGAGTTAGAGTTAGAGTTAGAGTCAGAGAGATGGCATGGCACAAAACGCTAATAATTGCATTGTGAATCTTTCCTACCCATCATGGTGGCGCACATGCCCAAACTATAAATAAATCAATAGCAGGTGACAACATTTTTTggttctttatttaaaaaaactcaCAACTTTTCTACCATCAAATTTTGTCAACAATTTTAAATTACATCACTATTACATATTTAATCATTTTTcaactaatttcaatttttcattagCTTTAATTCATAGGTACTATAATCAACTACTACTCCTTTTAAATAAAATGACAAAGCACAACTTAAATCCGCAcataatagtaaaataataagttttagagagaaaaacaaGTCAAAAGCTCTAACTTAAGGCGAAAAAATTAAGCTATATTTTGCGTTAAAGAGCCTTTTTAGGCTAACAAAGTTAGGGCAACAACTTTTAACTCGAGATTGAGAATAGGTTTCAATGGAAAATGAGATCAAACTTAATTACTTTATGTTGTGTTCTGTCGTACTGATGGGTGTTATCTAATTCAACTATATTGATATTTAGTGGTATTATTTAAACTATGACTTATGGACATtccttgtttttaattttttttttaagactttTATGTATttcaaaacaataaataaattttattatttttatttttaatagtaatAACTTTTTATATGATACTAGTCTTAATCATTTAATAATAGCtcattttatctatttttctaTGAAGGACATCTTCATTTAAATTTGAAacggaaaaaataaataaatagaagcaaactttttttttttgtaaagaaagAGGGTCAAAGTCTAAAAGAGAAGAAAACTATACAGGTACACGAATATTCCTAGGCATGTAGACCCCGAAAATATTATCGAAAAAGAGACTTGAGATCCTACCAAAATGAGTCTCCATAAcatgaatttaaaaagaattCAGAGAAAAGTTTTAACCAGCCAATCAACACATTTATTTCATTCCTGTCAAGTATGATTGACTTGCACCTgccaaacatagcctaaaagCTCTTGAATACGACGCAAACTTTTGGTGCAAATATAAacagagattttttttttttgtaaatattttcttttatttcgaATTGAATAGTACACTTAGTAAGAGAGTATGCTATTACCTGCTACTACTCCTAACTCCTAACCCCTACCCTCCCAAAAGTAAAGGACGCGAGAATCTTTCatattatttgaaaattgagagaggaaatataaataaattataaggaaTCATACCGAATCTATTAAGGATAATTTTTCCTATATAAAAATACCTTTGAAGATATTCTATAAGCTGGGAGGATGCATCAGTGGTCCTACTAGTGTTTACTTTACTTATCTTTATATTCATGGCACAATTCTAAAGTATTATATTTCCAAATAATAATATGCAAGGATAAAAATttgcattatatataaatatattatcttCATTATTTgatcaataaattttattatatctaatttaatttactaataaaattattagtttaataataaaaaacaatttatatatgATACTCCCtcttatccttttttttttataaaatacaatacattttttatattcattgaataactaattatttaatctatattatagaccaaatagtttaattatttgataaatttgaaaagacaattgtctcttataaaacGAGTCAGAAGAaggacaaaatttattttatgtgtgcaccataaaatttatcttttggttttgtaagggtttgagCATTCTGATACTCCTTAATCCTTattaatattcaaaaaaaaaataaagcacaAAAGCTAGAACATGATTCTCAAGCAGAGCAGCCATTAAAACATGAAAAAAGCACCAATAATGCAAATATGATAATCATGTTGACTAATATGACTATGGGTAGATGCGTTTTCAAAGACAATGACAAGCCCATAAATGAGATGATTTTACTCCATTGGTTACTTATGGAATATAATCAACCACAACTTTTTCAATTAGAGGAAATTCAATATAGGATTCTTCCTAAATACTGTAGGTGACTACTAGTGGAGTACTACTTGTTTGTAGAGCCAATTAAGAAGTTTATTCACTTAATCAAGTTATCTAATATTTTGCAAAAAAGAGCATATGAACTTTGCTTCAaaatcccttttttttttctttctaattttgtttttcctATGATTCCATCCAACTCACTTGCCAAACTGAAATCAATCACATATTAAATCCAGCAAAGTTAAAACCATCAGATGAAAATCTTTAAACTCAggaaatcaaatttaaatagtaaattaaaatattagtcattcttttttttgaacaagaaaatATTAGTCATTCTATCTTTGTCACTAGTAGTAGTTCTGAAATTTTGAATTGGATGTGACTAAATCCTATTAACTAACTTCAAAATTGAAAGATATTTTCACTTATATAAAAATAACGGTCCAACAAATcgtaaataaatttttatattatcttaatttttatgtttgaaCTGAAATTTCTTTGGGCACAGCTGTGTAGTTTTAATCACTTGAATCGGGTAGGATTATAATGAGTGAAAAACTCTCCATCGAGAGATTTAACATTACCACATTCTTAAGACTAAATTCGAACACAAAATCTCTAATTAAACTAGAAGACACTTTTATCGTCTAATTGAAGTTTTTTTAAatcatcattttaaaatttaagttaaaTCTAATTCAATTCTACAAAATCTACTTCTAAATTGTGAGAGATGcatctcatttatataaatacaTTTTTAAGTTATATCTCATTCAATATAAAACTTTCAACATTAATAATTATGGAACTTTCGATAGCAAATAATTGTTTCAAGAGAATGTCTCATTATAGCGTGTTTTTCGAGAAATCACTTAGTTGATGATTTGTTCTTCAATCTTAAAGAACTCGGCTCGAAACCCAACATCGAGAGAATatctcattataaaaaaaagttaattacacTTTTACAATATTTATATACCTCAATTTATTTATCTCGATAGAATATTAatgcaacattttttttttcaccaatataattttatttattgtttttcaatTCATCTAACTACCAAGTACAATAACTACTACTATTAATACGAATATTTTaatgcattaattttttttttggcatagacgaaatgacaaagacattaaaaactcacacatacaaaatGGAATGACCGAAGTTCGAACTCAGATCATGACGTCCGACACTAACAATTTCGATATTTCTGCCAGTTGAGTTAGGATTTGTGGACAATGcatcaaactttatttatcaTTGAAATTAACACAATTACTCCCTTCAATCTCATATATTCTATTCGGTCTCATATAACAAATGTATTTGGATTATAATATTGATCATATACACTAGTTATTGAATGAACCTATAAATTGAGATTAACACAATTACTCCCTTCAATCTCATATATTCTCTGTGGTGTCAAcaaatgtattttatatttatatttagagTAGTAAGTATTTAGTCCAATGCATGTGGTCCAAATTTATACTATCAACTTCATTTGATTTTAAGACACAGAAGACTATATTTTTAATGGAGTGAGAAAATAATGATTATTGAAATTTCCACAAAAatactaatatattattatattcaattgctattgttattcaattcaacaatgAACACAAATAGCAATGGTGAAATCCTCCACCAACCACCAAAAACCTCAAGCTGAAGTAAAATCTCCCATTTGCCGCACAAAAACTTCCTTTGTTATTATTGGTTTGAAATTTGTATTATATATAGAAATGctaaatgaatgaatgaatgaatgccTCAATTCATCATTCAAAACCGTACGTAACCAAGACCCCACCCCCCCTCCCCATGAACCTTTCTTCTATATTTTGAACACAGAGCACATTCATTCTATTCAATTCAATCATCAAaaaacagagcaaaaaaacAGAGCAAAAAACAGAGAGAAATTAAGCATTTACTAGATCCATCCATCCATCAATGGCATCTTCAGCTTCTACCAAACCAATTTTCTCTTCACCTATCATCTCTTCTTCACAACCCAAATCTTCAAAATCCTCAAATCTCTCATTTCTAAGCTCCAACACTTTTGGAGTCAAACCAaacaataacatcaacaacCTTAAACTCTCTTCCCAACAACATTCCTTTGTAGTCAAAAGTGTTTTAAAAACTGCtgaccaaacaaaacaaacaacaagtTCCAACAATGTTGCTTTTAATGATGAAAAACCAACGATCTTGGTCTCTGAGAAACTTGGAGAAGCTGGATTACAAGTGTTAAGACAATTAGGAAACGTGGTATGTGCTTATGATTTATCACCAGAAGATCTTTGCAAGAAGATCTCTAGCTGTGATGCTTTGATTGTTAGAAGCGGAACGAAAGTTACGAGACAAGTGTTTGAAGCAGGACAAGGAAAGTTGAAAGTTGTTGGTAGAGCTGGTGTTGGAATTGATAATGTGGATCTACAAGCTGCTACTGAATTTGGTTGTCTTGTTGTTAATGCTCCAACAGCTAATACtattgctgctgctgaacat encodes:
- the LOC123923187 gene encoding (R)-mandelonitrile lyase-like gives rise to the protein MVEGSSITVTIQFLLLLFFTSIFISASSFPQDSHSQDEHQDKPPSYLKMVANASEFPLEDYYDYIIVGGGTAGCPLAATLSQNYRVLILERGGISHGRLNLMNQEGFLNTLLNANANNEDSPAQSFVSEDGVLNARGRVLGGSSAINAGFYSRADREFFTNSGLLWDLKLVNESYEWVEREIVFRPQLKTWQSAVRDGLLEAGVGPYNGFTLDHASGTKIGGSTFDSSGKRRSSADLLRYARHSNLRIAVYASVERLLLASSSTTFSSSAIGVLYRDENSKYHHAILKDRGEVILSAGAIGSPQLLLLSGIGPRPYLSSWGIPVTHHLPYVGHFLYDNPRNGITFLPSIPLEHSLIQVVGITNSGAYIEAASNVVPFSSPPQTAFIRSPASPLYLTVATLISKISGPLSAGFLRLASTDVRFSPIVRFNYFDNAVDVERCVNGTRKLGDVLRSRAMNDFKFRNWLGVRDFRFIGPALPHDQSDYGEMADFCRRTVSTIWHYHGGCVVGRVVDSHLKVIGIDSLRIVDGSVFSISPGTNPQATLMMLGRYFGLKMIRERERSTDDL